TCCGTCCACGGAAGGAATCACCGATGGGCAACGATCCGGAATCACGGCTCCGGGAACGTCTGCGGCGATTCTCCGGAGGAGATCACGAGGCGTTGTCCGGCCAGGACGCGCTCGCCGACATCGCCGCCGCGCGACAGGCCTTGTCCCGCGGCGATCCGGCGGACGAGAGCCTGGCGGTGCTGGCGTACGCCCACCTGGCCCGCTACCAGGTGCTGCCGTTCGGCGAGGACGCGGCCGACCTGGAGCAGGCCGTCGCGCTGTTCACGCGGCTGCGCTCCACCGCGCCGCACCTGGTCGGCGAAGAGGTCATGCCGATGCTGGAGTCAGACCCCCGGGTGGTGGTCCGCGACGACCCGCACGCCCTGATCGAGGAGGCCGAGCGGACCGGTGACCTGGCGGTCGTGGACGCCGCGCTGGACCTGCTGGCCCGCACGCTGCCCCTGCAGGACCCCGGCGACCTTCAGGCCCAGGCCACGGTGATCGGCCGGGCCGCGCTGGTGCGGCGCAGGCGCCACCAGCTCACCGGCGACCCCGCCGACCTGGACGGCGCGATCGCGGGCCTGCGGCGCACGCTGGACTTCCCCGTCGTGGTGGGCGAGGGCCGCACGGCCGTGCTGTACTTCCTGGCCGAGCTGCTGGCCAGGCGTTTCGAGCTCGACGGCGACCTCGCCGGTCTGGAGGCGGCGATCGAGGCGCAGCGCGAGGTGCGCGGCGCCTGGTCCGACGACGCGGGCACGGCGCTGGCCCTGGCGGCGATGCTCAGGATCCGCTCCGAGCGCACCGGTGACGGGGCCGGCCTGCAGGAGGCGCTGGCCTTGGGGCGGCAGGTGCTGGCCGAGGGCGACCTGAGCGGCCAGGACGGTCAGGGCCGCCCGGCCGCGTTGATGGAGCTGGCCCAGAGCCTGCAGGCGTGGTCCCGGCACACCGGCGATCCCGCGCATCTGGAGGAGGCCATCGCCGTGCTGCGCGCGGCCGGGGAGCCGGCGCGGGTGGCGCTCGGGCAGGCCCTGACCGACCGTTACCGGCACGGCGGCCCGGCCCGCGACCTGGACGAGGCCGTCACCGTCCTCGGCGCGGCCGCCCCGGACCACACGACCGTCCTGGACGCCGGTGAGGGGCGGGAGGCGGGGGCCGTGCCCTCGCCGGAGGATCTGGCGGGTGTGCTGCTGCGCCGGTTCGAACGCGACGGCGACCCGGCCGACCTCGAGCGGGCCGTCGCGCTCCTGCAGGACGCCCTGCGAGAGGCCCGGCCCGGGAGCCCCGGGCACCTGGTCGTCCTGGTCAACCTCTCGGCCGCGCTGCACGCCCGCGCCGAGCTGGCCGGGACCCCGGAGGGTTTCACCGCCGTGGTGGACCTGCTGTCGCAGGCGCGGGCCGATCATCTCGCCGGCGGCCCGCACCTGGCCGATCTGCACGGCAACCTGGGCAACGCCCTGCACGCCCGCCACGACCTGACCGGGGACCCGGCCGACCTGGACGCGGCGGTCGCCGCGCACACCGCCGCGGTGGAGGCGATGGATCCCGCCGACCCCGCCCGCGCGTCCCGCCTGTCCAACCTCGGCCTGATCGTGCAGTCGCGGTTCGAGCGCGCCCAGGACGACGCCGACCTGGAGGCGTCGCTGGTCCTGCACGCCGAGGCCGTCGCCGCCGTGCCGCCGGGGGACCGCGACCGTCCCCGTTACCTGTCCAACCAGGGGCTCGCCCTCAGGACGCGCTACGAGCGCTTCGGCGACCCGCGCGACCTGGACGCCGCCATCGCCGTGCTGCGCGAGGCGGCCTCATCCGAGCAGGCCGGGCGCGAGTCCTGGCGGTGGCCGGCCAACCTGGGCAACGCGCTGCGGCTGCGCTACCACCTTCAGGGCGCCTCGGCCGACATCGACGAGGCGATCGTCATGCTGCGCCGCGCCGTGGAGGCGATGCCGGCCGACCGCGCGGGCGAGGGGGCGCAGGTCAGCCTGGGCGAGGCGCTGGCCGTGCGTTACGGGGTCGGCGGGGCGCCCGGCGACATCGCCGAGGCCCTGCCGCTGCTGGGCGCCGCCGCGCAGGTCCCCGGCCCCGGCCAGGCGGCCCGGCTCAACGCCCACGGGATGGCGCTGGTCCACCGCTACGAGCACGGCCGGGACGAAGGCGACCTGGCCGCCGCCTTCGAGGTGCTGACGCGGGCGGTGGCGGCCACGCCCGAGGGGGATCCCCGCCTGGCCGTCCACCTGTCCAACCTCGCCGTCGCCGCGCGGATGCGGGCGGCGGCCGGCGCGCCCGAGCAGGACCCGGACGCCGCCGTGGCACGGCTGCGCGCGGCGCTGGCCTCGGTGCCGGCCGGGCACGGGCTGCGCGCGGCGTTCCTGCTGAACCTGGCCTCGGTCACCGAGGCCCGCTACCGCGACCACGGGGACGAACGCGACTACCAGGACGCCTTGGCCGCCGCGCGGGAGGCGGCGCTGGCCGAGGCCGGGACGATGGCCCACCGGCTGCCCGCCGCGCGGCTGTGGGCGGACCTGGCCGCCGATCACGGGGACCACGCCGAGGCGTTGCGCGCCTACCGGCTGGCCATCGACCTGGTGCCCACGGTCGCCTGGCACGGGCTGAGCTGGAGCGACCAGGAGATCCAGACCCGCAGGTCGCTCACCGGCCTGGGCGTGGACGCCTGCGCGTGCGCGATCGAGGCCGGCGAGGTGGAGACGGCCGTGGAGCTGGTGGAACGCGGCCGGGCGGTCATGTGGTCGAGCCTGCTGCACCGCCGCGGCGATCTGGACGCCTTGGCCGAGGCCGCCCCCGGCCTGGCCGGGGCGCTGCGGGAGGTCCGGGCCCGCCTGGACGCCGCCGCCGAGCGGGCCGGCGCCCCGGCGCGGGCCGTGGAGGACGCGCGGGGGTGGGACCGGCTGCTGGCCGAGGCCAGGCGGCTGCCCGGGTTCGAGGACTTCCTGCGGCCGGTCCGCTTCGCCCGGCTGCGCGAGGCCGCGCGCGAGGGCGCCGTGGTCGTGGTCAACCTGTCCGAGCGGCGCTGCGACGCGCTGGTGGTCACCTCCGGCGGCGTGGCCGCCGTCCCGCTGCCCGGCCTGACCTCGCGCGAGGCGGCCTTCCGCGCCGCCATGTACCTGGACGTGCTCGGCTCCATGGCGGTGCCCATGGCCATGGAGCCGGGTGAGCGGCGTTCGGGCCTGCTGCGGGGCAGCGAGGGCTTCCTGGGGGACGTGCTGGCCTGGCTGTGGACGGCGGTCGCCGAGCCCGTGCTCGCCCATCTGGGCCACACCCGCGCTCCGGCGGGGGGCGGGCCGTGGCCCCGGGTGTGGTGGTGCCCGACCGGCGCGCTCACGCTGCTGCCGTTGCACGCCGCCGGGACCGGGCAGGACGGGGACAGCGTCCTTGACCGGGTGGTGTCCTCCTACACCCCCACCCTGGGCGCGCTGGACCGGGCGCGGCAGGGCGAGCCCCGTCCGGGGGCGCCCGCCCTGGTGGTCACCGTGCCCGCCGCGCCGGGCGTCCGCACGCTGACCGGCCCCTACCAGGAGGCGGCGTTCCTGCGGCGCGTGCTGGATGTGCCGCCGGTGCGGCTGCACGGCGCGCAGGCCACCCGCGCGGCGGTGGCGGCGGCGCTGCCCGGCTGCGGGGCGCTGCACTTCAGCGGGCACGGCACCCAGGAGCTGACCGCGCCGTCGCGGGGCGGGCTGGTGCTGTACGACGGGGTGCTGGCGGTGCGGGACCTGACCGGGCTCGACGTGCGCGGGGAGCTGGCGTTCCTGTCGGCGTGCCAGACCGCCACGGGCGGGGCCGAGCTGCCCGACGAGGGCGTCCACCTGGCCTCGGCGTTGCAGATCGCCGGGTTCCGGCACGTCATCGCCACGCTGTGGAGCGTGTACGACCTGCCGAGCGTGGAGGTCACGCGCGCGGTGTACGGGGCGCTGGCGAAGGGGGTGGGGCCGGCGGTCGCGCTGCACGAGGCCGTGCGGGCTCTGCGCGCCGCGCACCCGGCGGCCCCGAGCGTGTGGGCCTCCTACGTCCACACCGGGCCGTGAGACCGGCGGGGCCGGCTCGCAGGCCCGGGTGCGGGGCCGCTCAGCCGTTCAGGGCGCTGCCCTTCTTCCACTGCTTGAAGGACATCTGCCAGTAGCCCCAGCCGTTGTTCCACTCCAGCGCCCGGTTGGTGCCGACGATCTTGACGACGTCGCCGCGGTGGAAGTTCTCATAGAACCACTTGGCCTGGTCGGGGCGGGCGTTGACGCAGCCGTGGCTGACGTTGGCGCGGCCCTGGGAGCCGACCGACCAGGGGGCGCTGTGGACGTACTCGCCGCTGTTGGAGATGCGGACCGCGTGGTCGACGACCTCCTTGTAGTAGCCGGGGTCGCCTTCCTTCTTGCCCGGGGAGATCATGGTGACCGGGCTGCCACGTTCCATGGTCAGGTGGACGCCGTTGGTGGTGGTGTACTCGCGGGTGGTGGCCTTGCCGGCGCTGATCGCCATCCGCTGGACGACCTTGCCGTCCTTGCGGACCACCATCTGGTGGGTGCGGGTGTCGACGCTGCTGATCCACGCGGCGCCCACCCGCATGGTGGTGGCGTAGTTCTTCACGCCGTACATGTTCTTGCCGGCGCGCACGCCCTCCAGCTCGGCGGTGAAGCGGATCTTCTGGTGGGCGGGCCAGAACTTGGCGGGCCGGTAGATGGCGAACTTGTCGTCGATCCAGCGCCAGGCCCCCTGGACGGGCTTTTCCGCGGTGACCTGCAGCGCCTTCTCGATGGTCTTCTTGTCGGCGACCGGCTGGTCGAAGCGCACCATGATGGGCATGCCGACGCCGACGGTCTCGCCCTTGACGTTGGGGGTGATGTCGGCGATGCGCAGTTCCTGCGCGGGCTTGAGGGTGGTGAAGCTGGAGGTGACGGTGGCCGGGCCGCCCTTGCCGGTGGCACGGGCCGAGACGGTGTAGTCGCTGGCGGGCTTGAGCGGGCCCTTGGAGACCCACTTGGTGCGCCCGGCGTCGAACTCGCCCTCCAGCACCTTGCCGCCCGCGCCCTCGGCCTGCACGGTGACCTCCTCCAGCTCCCCGTTGCTGGCGGTGACCACGACGTTCTTCTCGGGGCGGACCTTGCTGGCGCCCTTGACGGGGCTGATCTGGATGACGGGCAGCGGCGTGGGCGCCGCCGAGGCGCCCTTGCCGGTGGATCCCGGGCCCGCCCCCGGTGTCCCGTTCGAACATGACGCGGTCAGCACGCCGGCCGTCACCACGGCGAGCACGGAGAGCGGAGCTCTCAGACGCTGACTAAAGTCCCGCACAGACCTCTCCCCCATAGCGGCAAAGTCCCTTTAAAAAACCCTAATGGGGATTCATACCTGGACGCACATCTTTTGGGCTACTTAGATCACATTTCGGTCACTGTGTGTGTGGAATGTGGTTCCGTAGATCACCGTGTGCGGTCAGGAAGATCTCCGCGCGGGGTCAGGAAACGCCCGTCCGGCGGGGTGATGAAGATCATTACGCGGGCGCCCGCCGCCGGGCGCCGGCGGGGGTCAGTCCTGGCGGAGCCGGTGGGTGAGCCCGGTGTGACGGCGCCCGGCGCCGCGCGTGCGCACCGCCTGCCCGAGCGCGCGGCGCGAGCCGACCAGCACCACCAGCTTCTTGGCGCGGGTGATGGCGGTGTAGAGCAGGTTGCGCTGCAGCATCATCCACGCGCTGGTCGACAGGGGGATCACCACGGCCGGGTACTCGCTGCCCTGCGAGCGGTGGATGGAGACCGCGTAGGCGTGGGCCAGCTCGTCCAGCTCGTCGAAGCCGTACTCCACGCTCTCGTCCTCGTCGGTCAGGACGGTGAGCTTGCCGTCCTCCGGGCGCAGGTCGGTGACCACGCCGACGGTGCCGTTGAACACCCCGGCCGCGCCCTTGTCGTAGTTGTTGCGCAGCTGGGTGACCTTGTCGCCGATCCGGAACACCCGCCCGCCCGAGCGCCGCTCCGGCAGGCCGTCCCGGGCGGGGGTGAGCGACTCCTGCAGGACGGTGTTGAGGTTGGCCGCCCCGGCCGGGCCCCGGTGCATCGGCGCGAGCACCTGCACGTCGCGGCGCGCGTTCAGGCCGAACCTGCGCGGGATGCGCCGGGCGACCACATCGACGGTCAGCGCCGCGATCTCCTCCGGCTCCTCGCACGGGAACAGGAAGAAGTCGGTCATCCCCTCCAGCACCGGGGCCAGGCCGGTGTTGACCCGGTGGGCGTTGACCACGACCCCGGACTGCTGGGCCTGGCGGAAGATCTGGGTCAGCCGCACCCGCGGGACGGCGTCGGCGGCCAGCAGGTCGCGCAGCACCTCCCCCGCGCCGACCGAGGGCAGCTGGTCGACGTCCCCCACGAACAGCAGGTGCGCGCCGGAGGGCACGGCCTTGACCAGCTTGTTGGCCAGCAGCAGGTCCAGCATGGAGGCCTCGTCGACCACCAGCAGGTCGGCGTCCAGGGGGTTGTCGCGGTCGAAGGTGGCCTCGCCGCCGGGGCGCAGCTGCAGAAGGCGGTGCACGGTGGTGGCCTCGTGCCCGGTCAGCTCGGCCAGGCGCTTGGCCGCCCTGCCGGTGGGGGCGGCGAGGATCACCCGGGCCTTCTTGGCGCGGGCCAGGGCGACGATGGAGCGCACGGTGAAGCTCTTGCCGCACCCGGGGCCGCCGGTCAGCACGGCCATCTTGGAGGTCAGCGCCAGGCGCACCGCGTCGGCCTGCTCGGGGGCGAGCTCGGCGCCGGTGCGCCCGCGCAGCCAGCCGAAGGCCGCCTCCCAGTCCACCGTGGCGAACGCGGCCAGCCGGTCGTGCCCGGAGTCCAGCAGGCGGCGCAACCCCCCGGCCAGCGCCTGCTCGGCGCGGTGGAAGGGCGGCAGGTAGACCGCCGGGACCGGGCCCTCGGCGGCGGGGACCTCCTCGCGCACCACGCCCTCGGAGGCCACCAGTTCCTCAAGGCAGCTCGCCACCAGCTCGGCGGGCACCTCCAGGATCTTCACCGCGTCGCCGACCAGGTTGGGCGCCGGCAGGAAGCAGTGGCCGGCGTCGGCGCCCTGCGACAGGGTGTAGCGCAGGCCGGCCTTGACGCGCTCGGGGCTGTCGTGCGGGATGCCCACGGCCTGGGCGATGGTGTCGGCGGTCTTGAATCCGATGCCCCACACGTCGTCGGCCAGCCGGTAGGGCTCGGACTTGACCACGGTGATGGAGGAGTCGCCGTACTGCTTGAAGATGCGCACCGCGATCGAGGTGGACACCCCGACCCCCTGCAGGAAGATCATCACCTCTTTGATGATCTTCTGTTCCTCCCACGCCGCCGCGATCATCTTGGTGCGCTTGGGCCCCAGGCCCGGCACCTCCACCAGCCGCTCGGGCGCGGACTCGATCACCTCCAGGGTGTCGGTGCCGAAGTGGCCGACGATGCGCTCGGCCATCTTCGGGCCGATGCCCTTGATCAGCCCCGACCCCAGGTAACGCTGGATGCCCTGCACGGTGGCCGGCAGCACGGTGGTGTAGGACCACACCTCGAACTGCCTGCCGTACTTGGGATGGGAGCCCCAGCGGCCGCGCAGCCGCAGGCTCTCGCCCACCTGCGCGCCGAGCAGCGGGCCGACCGCCGTGACCAGATCGGCCCCGCCCCGCTCGGGGGCCACCCGGGCGATGGTGTACCCGGTCTCCTCGTTGGCGTAGGTGATGCGCTCCAGCACGCCTTGCAAGGTCACACCAGGGGGAGCGTCCGATCCGGCCGTCGTCACCGAAGCCCCCTCCCCCCAGCGCTTTCGCCAAGAGTAGAGCAGCCGGGCCCTGTCCGAGAGATCGCCGGATTCGCCGGCGATGAGCCCGATCGGCCCGGCGGGCGCCGCCGGAGCGGCTCAGGCGGCCATGCCGAGGTGGCCGAGGCGCGGGCCGACCGGTCCGGCGCCGCACTCGCCGGTGATGGTGCGCGAGGAGACAAGGGCGCCCGAATTCACATCGCAGAAGTCGAAAGCGGCCCGGGTATCGGGACGCACGCCGCCGAAATGGCTCACATAACGAAGCGCCGGCCGGCTGTAGTGAGGCTCGAGGGTGCCGCCCGGGTCGATCGAACAGACGAAAGCCCGGCGACTCCCCTCGAGGGTCACTGGTCCACCCGCGTTCACGCCGTCACGGTCACGGCCACGGTCCGCCCGTCGGGATCGGTCAGCGTGTGACGTCCCGGCGGCAGGGGGCACGGCGGCCCGGCGGACAGGGTGAGGCCCAGGCGCAGCCGGCCGGTGGGCGGGCGCTCCCCCGCCGGGTACAGCTCCAGGACGGTGGAGCCGAGCACGGCGGCGTGATGCGCC
This portion of the Sphaerisporangium krabiense genome encodes:
- a CDS encoding CHAT domain-containing protein encodes the protein MGNDPESRLRERLRRFSGGDHEALSGQDALADIAAARQALSRGDPADESLAVLAYAHLARYQVLPFGEDAADLEQAVALFTRLRSTAPHLVGEEVMPMLESDPRVVVRDDPHALIEEAERTGDLAVVDAALDLLARTLPLQDPGDLQAQATVIGRAALVRRRRHQLTGDPADLDGAIAGLRRTLDFPVVVGEGRTAVLYFLAELLARRFELDGDLAGLEAAIEAQREVRGAWSDDAGTALALAAMLRIRSERTGDGAGLQEALALGRQVLAEGDLSGQDGQGRPAALMELAQSLQAWSRHTGDPAHLEEAIAVLRAAGEPARVALGQALTDRYRHGGPARDLDEAVTVLGAAAPDHTTVLDAGEGREAGAVPSPEDLAGVLLRRFERDGDPADLERAVALLQDALREARPGSPGHLVVLVNLSAALHARAELAGTPEGFTAVVDLLSQARADHLAGGPHLADLHGNLGNALHARHDLTGDPADLDAAVAAHTAAVEAMDPADPARASRLSNLGLIVQSRFERAQDDADLEASLVLHAEAVAAVPPGDRDRPRYLSNQGLALRTRYERFGDPRDLDAAIAVLREAASSEQAGRESWRWPANLGNALRLRYHLQGASADIDEAIVMLRRAVEAMPADRAGEGAQVSLGEALAVRYGVGGAPGDIAEALPLLGAAAQVPGPGQAARLNAHGMALVHRYEHGRDEGDLAAAFEVLTRAVAATPEGDPRLAVHLSNLAVAARMRAAAGAPEQDPDAAVARLRAALASVPAGHGLRAAFLLNLASVTEARYRDHGDERDYQDALAAAREAALAEAGTMAHRLPAARLWADLAADHGDHAEALRAYRLAIDLVPTVAWHGLSWSDQEIQTRRSLTGLGVDACACAIEAGEVETAVELVERGRAVMWSSLLHRRGDLDALAEAAPGLAGALREVRARLDAAAERAGAPARAVEDARGWDRLLAEARRLPGFEDFLRPVRFARLREAAREGAVVVVNLSERRCDALVVTSGGVAAVPLPGLTSREAAFRAAMYLDVLGSMAVPMAMEPGERRSGLLRGSEGFLGDVLAWLWTAVAEPVLAHLGHTRAPAGGGPWPRVWWCPTGALTLLPLHAAGTGQDGDSVLDRVVSSYTPTLGALDRARQGEPRPGAPALVVTVPAAPGVRTLTGPYQEAAFLRRVLDVPPVRLHGAQATRAAVAAALPGCGALHFSGHGTQELTAPSRGGLVLYDGVLAVRDLTGLDVRGELAFLSACQTATGGAELPDEGVHLASALQIAGFRHVIATLWSVYDLPSVEVTRAVYGALAKGVGPAVALHEAVRALRAAHPAAPSVWASYVHTGP
- the recD2 gene encoding SF1B family DNA helicase RecD2, with product MQGVLERITYANEETGYTIARVAPERGGADLVTAVGPLLGAQVGESLRLRGRWGSHPKYGRQFEVWSYTTVLPATVQGIQRYLGSGLIKGIGPKMAERIVGHFGTDTLEVIESAPERLVEVPGLGPKRTKMIAAAWEEQKIIKEVMIFLQGVGVSTSIAVRIFKQYGDSSITVVKSEPYRLADDVWGIGFKTADTIAQAVGIPHDSPERVKAGLRYTLSQGADAGHCFLPAPNLVGDAVKILEVPAELVASCLEELVASEGVVREEVPAAEGPVPAVYLPPFHRAEQALAGGLRRLLDSGHDRLAAFATVDWEAAFGWLRGRTGAELAPEQADAVRLALTSKMAVLTGGPGCGKSFTVRSIVALARAKKARVILAAPTGRAAKRLAELTGHEATTVHRLLQLRPGGEATFDRDNPLDADLLVVDEASMLDLLLANKLVKAVPSGAHLLFVGDVDQLPSVGAGEVLRDLLAADAVPRVRLTQIFRQAQQSGVVVNAHRVNTGLAPVLEGMTDFFLFPCEEPEEIAALTVDVVARRIPRRFGLNARRDVQVLAPMHRGPAGAANLNTVLQESLTPARDGLPERRSGGRVFRIGDKVTQLRNNYDKGAAGVFNGTVGVVTDLRPEDGKLTVLTDEDESVEYGFDELDELAHAYAVSIHRSQGSEYPAVVIPLSTSAWMMLQRNLLYTAITRAKKLVVLVGSRRALGQAVRTRGAGRRHTGLTHRLRQD
- a CDS encoding glyoxalase/bleomycin resistance/dioxygenase family protein, with the protein product MITLDLVVVYTDRLEEVRAFYAGLGLEFTGERHGQGPAHHAAVLGSTVLELYPAGERPPTGRLRLGLTLSAGPPCPLPPGRHTLTDPDGRTVAVTVTA
- a CDS encoding L,D-transpeptidase, whose translation is MRDFSQRLRAPLSVLAVVTAGVLTASCSNGTPGAGPGSTGKGASAAPTPLPVIQISPVKGASKVRPEKNVVVTASNGELEEVTVQAEGAGGKVLEGEFDAGRTKWVSKGPLKPASDYTVSARATGKGGPATVTSSFTTLKPAQELRIADITPNVKGETVGVGMPIMVRFDQPVADKKTIEKALQVTAEKPVQGAWRWIDDKFAIYRPAKFWPAHQKIRFTAELEGVRAGKNMYGVKNYATTMRVGAAWISSVDTRTHQMVVRKDGKVVQRMAISAGKATTREYTTTNGVHLTMERGSPVTMISPGKKEGDPGYYKEVVDHAVRISNSGEYVHSAPWSVGSQGRANVSHGCVNARPDQAKWFYENFHRGDVVKIVGTNRALEWNNGWGYWQMSFKQWKKGSALNG